Proteins encoded together in one Triticum dicoccoides isolate Atlit2015 ecotype Zavitan chromosome 7B, WEW_v2.0, whole genome shotgun sequence window:
- the LOC119339508 gene encoding uncharacterized protein LOC119339508 → MEVRPGRPLRFPQPQLCSPSGGGGKPDRISNLPQELLLLILTLMGCAATAARTSVLSRRWRDLWTHLRQMVFHNLAPSIVPALGRVRAPPAAVSLLEVRIPSSSRHPGPFGATATRLLCAVVRLEPEEIVLSLPWGVEFDDRRNLVRLPCFQRTKSLMMERLLFYCPDSEFTALRTLSISYGLGGLYSLLPRCPHLLVLSLKFINDGFGLVRNGFISLHLPSLQELFLESNIMYADAVDIVAPLLKRLTVSFGTYKLLSSISVSAPILEKVSWQCWYLGDGSIVRFGRWSLQRLWLHTGETQAQLPSLHISASASNSSWFISNEDNFAQEIQKHLVADFSLLELRLLKAGHVFGALVFHLLGITRISRGVQRLKIVLERSRLKGKCSPNCSCQPTNWRSQTISLTALEEVEINGFEGQEHEFDLLKLILKCAPALKKMILQLSQEASSNNSGSAKIYDICSANSSVECYVYQSTRLMHGGQIYPLT, encoded by the exons ATGGAGGTGAGGCCGGGGCGTCCCCTGCGTTTCCCGCAGCCGCAGCTGTGTagcccaagcggcggcggcggcaaaccAGATCGCATCAGCAACCTCCCGCAggagctcctcctcctcatcctcacccTCATGGGATGCGCTGCCACCGCCGCGCGCACCAGCGTCCTCTCCCGCCGGTGGCGCGATCTCTGGACGCATCTCCGCCAAATGGTCTTCCACAACCTCGCGCCGTCGATTGTACCGGCGCTCGGCCGTGTCCGTGCCCCCCCGGCCGCGGTCTCCCTCCTGGAAGTCCGCATCCCCAGCAGCAGCAGGCATCCCGGGCCCTTCGGCGCCACGGCCACCAGGCTGCTCTGCGCCGTTGTGCGGCTGGAGCCGGAGGAGATCGTCCTCAGCTTACCGTGGGGCGTAGAATTCGATGACCGGCGGAACCTCGTCCGGCTGCCGTGCTTCCAGCGGACCAAATCTCTCATGATGGAAAGGCTTCTCTTCTACTGCCCCGACAGCGAGTTCACCGCGCTCCGGACGCTGTCCATCTCCTACGGCCTCGGCGGCCTCTACAGCTTGCTCCCCCGATGCCCGCACCTCCTCGTGCTCAGCCTCAAGTTTATCAACGATGGCTTCGGACTTGTCCGGAATGGCTTCATCTCACTCCACTTGCCATCGCTGCAGGAACTTTTCCTTGAGAGCAACATAATGTACGCAGATGCAGTCGATATCGTCGCCCCTCTGCTGAAGCGACTCACGGTGTCCTTCGGCACTTACAAGCTGCTCAGCAGCATCTCCGTCTCGGCGCCAATCTTGGAGAAGGTTTCGTGGCAGTGCTGGTATTTGGGGGACGGGAGCATCGTCCGGTTTGGTCGTTGGAGCCTCCAGAGGTTGTGGCTACACACAGGAGAGACACAGGCACAGCTTCCTTCCCTCCACATTAGTGCCTCTGCCTCCAAT AGCTCCTGGTTTATTTCCAATGAAGACAACTTTGCCCAGGAGATACAGAAGCACCTGGTTGCTGATTTCTCTCTTTTGGAGCTACGTCTCCTAAAAGCGGGACATGTTTTTGGAGCACTGGTGTTTCATCTCCTCGGGATTACTCGTATTTCTAGAGGTGTACAGAGGCTTAAGATCGTCCTAGAGAGATCGCGG CTGAAAGGAAAATGCTCGCCAAACTGTTCATGTCAACCCACAAACTGGAGATCTCAAACAATCTCCTTGACTGCTCTTGAAGAAGTGGAAATCAATGGCTTCGAAGGACAAGAACATGAGTTTGATTTATTAAAATTAATACTCAAATGTGCACCAGCGCTTAAAAAGATGATACTGCAACTGTCACAGGAGGCCTCATCAAATAATAGTGGAAGCGCTAAAATATATGACATCTGCAGCGCCAATTCTTCAGTGGAATGCTATGTTTATCAGAGCACTA GGCTAATGCATGGCGGCCAAATTTATCCGTTGACATGA